In Longimicrobium sp., the following proteins share a genomic window:
- a CDS encoding nucleotidyltransferase domain-containing protein, protein MNVMNDERLTAEVHEHPFPLLFATVSGAHLYGFASADSDWDLRGAHLLPLSAVAGLDAGADTVKVSHVRGGAEIDLVTHDARKFFSLLLRNNGYVLEQLYSPLVVHSTPEHEELKEIARGCITRGCVRHYLGFAANQWRLFEREEPRRVKPLLYVYRVLLSGIHLMRTGEVNASLPACNAEMRLPYVDELIARKTQGAEQSVLGDADVGFHRAEYLRLSIALVEAAEASSLPPEPTARAALHDLLLRLRLGEGAVATTV, encoded by the coding sequence ATGAACGTGATGAATGACGAACGGCTCACTGCCGAGGTGCACGAGCACCCGTTTCCGCTGCTGTTCGCGACGGTGAGCGGGGCGCACCTGTACGGATTCGCGTCGGCGGACTCGGACTGGGACCTGCGCGGCGCGCACCTGCTGCCGCTGTCCGCCGTGGCGGGGCTGGACGCGGGCGCGGACACGGTGAAGGTGTCGCACGTGCGCGGCGGGGCGGAGATCGACCTGGTGACGCACGACGCGCGCAAGTTCTTCTCGCTGCTGCTGCGCAACAACGGCTACGTGCTGGAGCAGCTCTACTCGCCGCTGGTGGTGCACTCCACGCCCGAGCACGAAGAGTTGAAGGAGATCGCGCGCGGGTGCATCACGCGCGGGTGCGTGCGGCACTATCTGGGGTTCGCGGCCAACCAGTGGCGGCTGTTCGAGAGGGAGGAGCCGCGCCGCGTGAAGCCGCTGCTGTACGTGTACCGCGTGCTGCTGTCCGGCATCCACCTGATGCGCACGGGGGAGGTGAACGCCTCGCTCCCCGCGTGCAACGCGGAGATGCGCCTGCCGTACGTGGACGAGCTGATCGCGCGCAAGACGCAGGGCGCCGAGCAGTCCGTCCTCGGCGACGCGGACGTGGGCTTCCACCGCGCCGAGTACCTGCGCCTGAGCATCGCGCTGGTCGAGGCCGCGGAAGCAAGCTCGCTCCCGCCCGAGCCCACCGCCCGAGCCGCGCTGCACGACCTGCTGCTGCGCCTGAGGCTGGGCGAGGGTGCGGTCGCCACGACGGTGTGA
- a CDS encoding DUF5677 domain-containing protein produces MIPPLPKSPKNDDAFEDERHLLGWLVARLSSGCRSDLQFDDLSTEMYLPLTTVLPLLRAQIVYGRSVYRLSAHGLSEAAYPLTRAMLEVWAEIEYLLADPAKAFPRAVENTVWTLLVIGAPPGKQRSDLDAAVVAAESEFPDAVKAIKRRFNRYKHHSGRGWSEIIRESCGEDVARLYAMLSWHTHAIAQNAVDITYEEGPNYIRETYNQVRPEGDAISDVCTFAVRALYGSWNAFYSVYGSLGKPRRPERTVA; encoded by the coding sequence ATGATTCCTCCACTACCAAAGTCGCCCAAGAACGACGATGCGTTTGAGGACGAGCGTCACCTCTTGGGATGGCTGGTCGCGCGACTTTCAAGCGGGTGTCGATCTGACCTACAGTTCGACGACCTCTCTACTGAGATGTACTTGCCGCTGACGACTGTGCTCCCTTTGCTCCGGGCGCAAATCGTTTACGGTCGCAGCGTATACCGACTTTCAGCACACGGACTTTCCGAGGCAGCATACCCACTCACACGAGCCATGCTGGAAGTTTGGGCGGAGATCGAATATCTGCTCGCTGATCCAGCGAAAGCATTTCCACGCGCGGTCGAAAATACTGTCTGGACATTGTTGGTGATCGGAGCGCCTCCGGGAAAGCAGAGAAGCGACCTCGATGCTGCTGTAGTAGCTGCTGAAAGCGAATTTCCGGATGCAGTGAAGGCAATAAAGCGCCGCTTCAATCGCTACAAACACCACAGTGGTAGGGGGTGGAGCGAAATTATTCGAGAGTCGTGTGGTGAGGACGTGGCTCGTCTTTATGCTATGCTGTCTTGGCACACCCACGCGATTGCCCAGAACGCTGTGGATATTACGTATGAGGAGGGTCCTAACTACATACGCGAGACGTACAACCAAGTTCGCCCTGAAGGTGACGCTATCTCCGACGTCTGTACGTTCGCAGTTAGAGCGCTGTACGGAAGCTGGAATGCTTTCTACTCGGTGTACGGTTCGCTGGGAAAACCTCGGCGTCCGGAGCGGACCGTTGCGTGA
- a CDS encoding nucleotidyltransferase domain-containing protein gives MTNPHLIIPTGTQVVVRRAVTTGAGEPICPAGAVGVVVGAPADASHAYRVRLPDGAEVSLKRQELSIRKQAQAGEIGDPAAVLREHDLYEHVVYRCIVGSRAYGLASDASDVDVRGVYLPPAELHWSLYGVPEQLEDRDAEVVFWEMQKFVVLALKANPNILECLYTPLVEHVAFVARELLEERGRFLSRVVYQTYNGYVMSQFKRLEQDFRTTGAPKWKHAMHLIRLLLAGVTTLREGYVPVDVGPWRERLLAVKRAELPWEEVNAWRLSLHREFDAAYETTSLPERPDYAWANDYLVRARRSAIAHPSKPRR, from the coding sequence ATGACCAACCCGCACCTGATCATCCCCACCGGCACGCAGGTGGTGGTGCGCCGCGCGGTGACGACGGGCGCGGGGGAGCCGATCTGCCCGGCCGGCGCCGTGGGCGTGGTCGTCGGCGCGCCGGCGGACGCGAGCCACGCCTACCGCGTGCGCCTGCCGGACGGCGCCGAGGTGTCGCTGAAGCGGCAGGAGCTCTCCATCCGCAAGCAGGCGCAGGCGGGGGAGATCGGCGATCCGGCGGCCGTGCTGCGCGAGCACGACCTGTACGAGCACGTGGTCTACCGCTGTATCGTGGGCTCGCGCGCGTACGGGCTGGCCAGCGACGCGTCGGACGTGGACGTGCGTGGCGTGTACCTGCCGCCGGCGGAGCTGCACTGGTCGCTGTACGGCGTGCCCGAGCAGCTGGAGGACCGCGACGCCGAGGTGGTGTTCTGGGAGATGCAGAAGTTCGTGGTGCTGGCGCTGAAGGCCAACCCCAACATCCTGGAGTGCCTGTACACCCCGCTGGTCGAGCACGTCGCCTTCGTCGCGCGGGAGCTGCTGGAGGAGCGCGGGCGGTTCCTGAGCCGCGTGGTCTACCAGACGTACAACGGCTACGTGATGAGCCAGTTCAAGCGGCTGGAGCAGGACTTCCGCACCACCGGCGCGCCGAAGTGGAAGCACGCCATGCACCTGATCCGCCTCCTCCTCGCCGGCGTGACCACGCTGCGCGAGGGATACGTGCCGGTGGATGTGGGCCCCTGGCGCGAGCGGCTGCTGGCGGTGAAGCGCGCCGAGCTGCCGTGGGAGGAGGTGAACGCCTGGCGCCTGTCGCTGCACCGCGAGTTCGACGCGGCATATGAGACGACGAGCCTGCCGGAGCGGCCGGACTACGCGTGGGCGAACGACTATCTCGTGCGGGCACGAAGGTCGGCGATCGCCCATCCCAGCAAGCCGAGACGATGA
- a CDS encoding 3' terminal RNA ribose 2'-O-methyltransferase Hen1, whose amino-acid sequence MLKKNPARAQSFELGFGQAHVFYPRADDEACTAALLLDVDPVGLVRGRGRAEGGLDQYVNGRPYAASSFLSVALSRVMRSAMAGTSRERPELAAAPIPLVARIAVLPCRGGEAFLRRLFEPLGYEVSAEALPLDPAQPEWGASRYFSVTLRAEKRLAEMLTHLYVLIPVLDGAKHYYVGDDEVEKLLRHGEGWLAAHPEREAIARRYLKHRRSLVHDAIARLVEPEEPGEEAKEEARDAEEQAAERTLSLNEQRLAAVVDALKESGAARMVDLGCGEGNLLRKLVREPQLTEIVGMDVAHRSLEIAGERLKLERMNERQRARIRLVHGSLMYRDRRLDGFDAAAVVEVIEHLDPPRLSAFERVVFGGARPGTVVLTTPNAEYNVRWPSLPAGRFRHRDHRFEWTRAELAAWAGRVAETYGYTVRYAPVGPVDEEVGPPTQMAIFTLTGG is encoded by the coding sequence CTGCTGAAGAAGAACCCCGCGCGGGCGCAGAGCTTCGAGCTGGGGTTCGGGCAGGCGCACGTCTTCTACCCGCGCGCGGACGACGAGGCGTGCACGGCGGCGCTGCTGCTGGATGTCGATCCCGTCGGGCTGGTGCGCGGCCGCGGGCGCGCCGAGGGCGGGCTGGACCAGTACGTCAACGGCCGGCCGTACGCCGCGTCGTCGTTCCTCTCCGTCGCCCTGTCGCGGGTGATGCGGAGCGCGATGGCGGGCACCAGCCGCGAGCGCCCGGAGCTGGCCGCCGCGCCGATCCCGCTGGTGGCGCGCATCGCCGTGCTGCCGTGCCGCGGCGGCGAGGCGTTCCTGCGCCGGCTCTTCGAGCCGCTGGGCTACGAGGTCTCCGCCGAGGCGCTGCCGCTGGACCCCGCGCAGCCGGAATGGGGCGCCAGCCGCTACTTCTCCGTCACCCTGCGCGCGGAGAAGCGGCTCGCGGAGATGCTGACGCACCTGTACGTGCTCATCCCCGTGCTCGACGGCGCCAAGCACTACTACGTGGGCGACGACGAGGTGGAGAAGCTCCTTCGCCACGGCGAGGGGTGGCTGGCGGCGCACCCCGAGCGCGAGGCCATCGCCCGGCGCTACCTGAAGCACCGGCGGTCGCTGGTGCACGACGCCATCGCCCGGCTGGTGGAGCCGGAGGAGCCCGGCGAGGAGGCGAAGGAGGAGGCGCGCGACGCCGAGGAGCAGGCCGCCGAGCGCACGCTGAGCCTGAACGAGCAGCGCCTGGCCGCGGTGGTCGACGCGCTGAAGGAGAGCGGCGCCGCGCGCATGGTCGACCTGGGCTGCGGCGAGGGGAACCTGCTGCGCAAGCTCGTCCGCGAGCCGCAGCTCACGGAGATCGTGGGGATGGACGTCGCCCACCGCTCGCTGGAGATCGCGGGCGAGCGGCTGAAGCTGGAGCGGATGAACGAGCGGCAGCGCGCGCGCATCCGCCTGGTGCACGGCTCCCTGATGTACCGCGACCGGCGGCTGGACGGCTTCGACGCGGCGGCCGTCGTGGAGGTGATCGAGCACCTGGACCCGCCGCGGCTCTCCGCGTTCGAGCGCGTGGTGTTCGGCGGCGCGCGGCCGGGCACGGTGGTGCTGACCACGCCGAACGCCGAGTACAACGTGCGCTGGCCGTCGCTCCCCGCGGGCCGGTTCCGCCACCGCGACCACCGCTTCGAGTGGACGCGCGCGGAGCTGGCGGCGTGGGCCGGCCGCGTAGCGGAGACGTACGGCTACACGGTCCGGTACGCGCCCGTCGGCCCGGTGGACGAGGAAGTCGGCCCGCCCACGCAGATGGCGATCTTCACGCTCACCGGCGGCTGA